In Endozoicomonas sp. GU-1, one DNA window encodes the following:
- the rpsR gene encoding 30S ribosomal protein S18: protein MARFFRRRKFCRFTAEGVKEIDYKDLNTLKAYVSETGKIVPSRITGTKARYQRQLATAIKRARYVALLPYTDRH from the coding sequence ATGGCACGTTTTTTCCGTCGCAGAAAGTTCTGCCGTTTTACCGCTGAAGGCGTGAAAGAGATCGATTACAAAGATCTGAACACCCTGAAAGCTTATGTTTCTGAAACCGGCAAGATCGTTCCTAGCCGTATCACCGGTACCAAGGCTCGTTACCAGCGTCAGCTGGCAACAGCGATCAAACGCGCTCGTTACGTGGCCCTGCTGCCATACACCGATCGTCACTGA
- the rplI gene encoding 50S ribosomal protein L9 translates to MEVILLEKIAKLGKLGDKVTVKNGYGRNFLIPFGKALPATEANLATFEARRAELESAANEQLSSAQKRAAEMAEIELTLTAKAGDEGKLFGSIGPRDLAEAITSAGVAVAKSEIRLPEGPIRAVGEYDVGIQLHSDVAATIKVFIEAE, encoded by the coding sequence ATGGAAGTAATCCTGCTCGAAAAAATTGCCAAGCTTGGTAAGCTGGGCGACAAGGTCACCGTTAAGAACGGTTATGGCCGTAACTTTCTGATTCCTTTTGGTAAGGCTCTGCCTGCCACTGAAGCGAATCTGGCGACTTTCGAAGCTCGTCGTGCCGAGCTTGAGAGCGCAGCTAACGAACAACTGAGCAGTGCTCAGAAGCGCGCTGCAGAAATGGCTGAAATCGAACTGACCCTGACCGCCAAAGCAGGCGACGAAGGCAAACTGTTCGGTTCTATCGGTCCTCGTGACCTGGCGGAAGCCATCACTTCTGCCGGTGTTGCTGTTGCCAAGAGCGAAATCCGTCTGCCAGAAGGCCCAATCCGTGCTGTTGGTGAGTACGACGTTGGCATCCAGCTGCATTCTGATGTTGCGGCAACGATCAAGGTGTTCATCGAAGCTGAATAA
- the rpsF gene encoding 30S ribosomal protein S6 produces the protein MRHYEIVFLVHPDQSEQVPAMVERYTRAITENGGKVHRLEDWGRRQLAYPINKIHKAHYVLMNIECGNETLDELTENFRYNDAVIRNMVIRRDEAITEASIMLQSEEKRDRRDDRREDRREERASEEAVEDEVEESEE, from the coding sequence ATGCGTCATTACGAAATCGTTTTCCTGGTCCACCCTGACCAGAGCGAGCAAGTACCTGCCATGGTTGAGCGCTACACTCGCGCGATCACCGAAAATGGTGGCAAGGTACACCGTCTTGAAGACTGGGGCCGTCGTCAGCTGGCTTACCCAATCAACAAGATCCACAAGGCTCACTACGTTCTGATGAACATTGAGTGTGGTAACGAAACTCTGGATGAGCTGACGGAAAACTTCCGCTACAACGACGCGGTTATCCGTAACATGGTCATTCGTCGTGATGAAGCCATCACTGAAGCTTCTATCATGCTGCAGTCTGAAGAAAAGCGTGATCGTCGTGACGATCGTCGTGAAGACCGCCGTGAAGAACGTGCCTCTGAAGAAGCCGTTGAAGACGAAGTAGAAGAGTCTGAAGAGTAA
- the tamA gene encoding autotransporter assembly complex protein TamA, with product MADHESTALIYTPKRRIGLWLLLMLCFSASAWATKPLTYKIDGLDQALLQNAMLYLDNLPAIKPEQLDEYRHEIREALQKSLMALGYYQPTIDFHSKKAASQLTITINPGQPVIVQSLQINLEGDARQDRAFTRLISQSRLKTGDVLNDGEYESLKTGLNKLALTRGYFDADLSEHQIKVYPAKHWADITLTMESGRRYRFGPVIYHDLVSEATRELLNTMINFEPGQPYRSEQLSQLNMDFSATGYFKSIEVRPLKDQAVDGEVPIFVSVIPKSAWELETGIGFSTDEGPRVSLSVDNPWLDEKGHSFTSDIRVSKTGQELSGRYKIPYGNPLLEYYSLDSGYQRTSVQDTDSQLISASVNKWKKRPGNWDQDFFIRVDYENYTQGQQNSSNLLLIPGMSFDRRKVVGNPTDPRSGHLYNLKIETSAQAWQSDADFIKVWGRAKWLTTFFKHHRLISRIEQGAIWVDDIQNIPPSIRFFTGGDQTVRGYSYDSLSPRDSNGQLVGGQYLSVASIEYDYEIAENWRVALFVDSGTATNSYKKGQVEWQTGAGPGIRWVTPLGPLKLDFAFAISEPGSPWRIHFSMGPDL from the coding sequence ATGGCCGATCACGAAAGCACAGCACTTATTTATACACCGAAACGGCGAATCGGCCTGTGGCTGCTGCTCATGCTGTGTTTTTCTGCATCGGCCTGGGCGACAAAACCTCTGACCTATAAAATCGATGGGCTCGACCAGGCATTACTGCAAAATGCGATGCTCTACCTTGATAACCTGCCTGCCATCAAACCCGAACAACTGGATGAATACCGGCATGAAATCCGGGAGGCCCTGCAAAAATCCCTGATGGCCCTGGGCTATTACCAGCCCACCATTGACTTTCACAGCAAAAAAGCTGCCAGTCAGCTCACCATTACTATCAATCCGGGTCAGCCAGTGATTGTCCAGTCCCTGCAAATCAATCTGGAGGGTGATGCCCGGCAAGACCGGGCATTTACCCGGTTAATCAGTCAGAGCCGGTTAAAAACGGGCGATGTCCTGAATGATGGTGAATATGAGTCGCTGAAAACAGGGCTCAATAAACTGGCCCTGACCCGCGGTTATTTTGATGCAGACCTGAGTGAACACCAGATCAAAGTCTACCCGGCCAAACATTGGGCTGACATTACCCTGACCATGGAATCTGGCAGACGATACCGGTTCGGACCGGTTATTTATCACGACCTGGTGAGCGAAGCTACCCGTGAGTTGCTGAACACCATGATCAATTTTGAGCCGGGGCAACCGTATCGCTCTGAACAGCTCAGCCAGTTGAACATGGACTTTTCTGCCACCGGATACTTCAAATCCATTGAGGTCCGCCCTCTCAAGGACCAGGCGGTTGATGGTGAAGTTCCGATTTTTGTCAGCGTGATACCCAAATCAGCCTGGGAGCTGGAGACTGGTATCGGTTTCTCTACAGACGAAGGTCCGAGGGTATCCCTGAGTGTCGATAACCCATGGCTGGATGAAAAAGGACACAGTTTCACCAGCGATATCAGAGTATCCAAAACAGGGCAGGAGCTGAGTGGGCGCTATAAAATCCCCTACGGCAACCCTCTGCTGGAATACTACAGCCTGGACAGCGGTTACCAGAGAACGTCGGTTCAGGATACCGACAGTCAGCTTATTTCCGCTTCTGTTAATAAGTGGAAAAAGCGACCGGGTAACTGGGACCAGGACTTTTTTATCCGGGTAGATTATGAGAACTACACCCAGGGGCAGCAGAACAGCAGTAACCTGTTGCTAATACCCGGCATGTCATTTGACCGCCGGAAAGTGGTTGGCAACCCAACGGATCCCCGCTCCGGACACCTCTACAATCTGAAAATCGAAACCTCTGCCCAAGCCTGGCAATCTGATGCGGACTTTATCAAAGTGTGGGGCCGGGCCAAATGGCTGACCACGTTCTTCAAGCATCACCGATTGATCAGCCGAATTGAGCAGGGTGCCATCTGGGTGGACGACATTCAGAATATCCCACCATCCATTCGCTTCTTTACCGGTGGTGACCAGACGGTCCGTGGCTACAGCTATGACAGTCTGTCCCCAAGGGACAGCAACGGCCAGCTGGTTGGCGGCCAGTACCTTTCGGTAGCCAGTATTGAATATGACTATGAAATTGCTGAAAACTGGCGGGTCGCCTTGTTTGTTGACAGCGGAACCGCAACCAACTCCTACAAAAAAGGTCAGGTTGAATGGCAAACCGGGGCTGGGCCGGGCATCCGCTGGGTGACGCCTTTGGGTCCGTTAAAACTGGATTTTGCCTTTGCGATCAGTGAGCCCGGCTCTCCCTGGCGCATCCACTTTTCCATGGGGCCGGATTTATGA